A window of Mycolicibacterium madagascariense genomic DNA:
CGTTCATGCGCTGTCGCACAACGGATTGCGCGGATCAATGGGACGAGTCGGTGCGTGCGGTGACAACGCGGCGATGGAGTCCTTCTTCGCGCTGCTGCAGCGCAACGTCCTCGACCGGCAACGGTGGTCCACCCGGGCGCAACTGCGGCTGGCGATCGTCACCTGGATCGAAAAGACTTACCACCGCAAGCGGCGACAACGCCGACTCGGACGGCTCACTCCGATCGAGTTTGAGACAATCAACAGCGTCGCCCACGCGGCCTGACCCGCTCACCCCCACGAGTCAACTGAACTGGGGGCAGTCCCCCCGACGAAATCGTGGGTCAAACCGCCCCGGCAACCTACGAGCAGCTGAAGACCACGGGCTCATACGGAGCACTCTGGATCGTGGAGTCCGACTATGTGCCAGCCGGTTATGCGTCTTGCGTTGCAAGCTACGGTTCGAACTCGCCTGCCAACGCCATCGGCGTGCGCCAGCACCCGAACGCCGCCTACCAAGGATTCAGGACCATTCCTGGCAACAGTGAATATCCCATCATCGATTCGTTCTACACCAGGGCCTTTGCGTTGGGACGCGTAGGCGCGGCCAAGCTGCCGTTGTCCAGGTCACCACGAACGCCGACTACACGTCACCAAACATCCCCGGCTATGTGTCTCCTGTCGGATGAATCAACGACGAACGGGTGACGCACATATAGGTATCGGTCACGTCGGGCATGCGTTCATTGGGCGGGCTTACGATCAACCCACCGAGGTTGCGTCCATCAGAGTGGTGTACGAGTCGGACCTGATCAGGATGGCCGGCGTGTCGTAGCCGAGTGATTGAAGGTCATCGCGTGATTCTTCGAGAGACCGACCAAAGTCACTCGAGCAAAGAAGGAACACACGCGATGACCGATGCCCACAATATCGACCTGCCCGCCGTGCTGGCCGAACGACTCACCACTGCCCACCCCGACGTACTCCGCGAGCTGCTCACCACGTTCATCCACACCCTGATGGGTGCCGAAGCCGACGCACTGTGCGGCGCCGGATACGGCGAACGCAGTACCGACCGGACGAACTCCAGAAACGGATACCGACACCGCCAATTCGACACCCGCACAGGCACAATGGACCTCGCGATCCCCAAGCTGCGGCACGGCTCCTACTTCCCGGACTGGCTGCTGGAACGGCGCAAACGCGCCGAGCGGGCCCTGACGACGGTGGTCGCGACCTGTTACCTGCTGGGGGTGTCCACCCGGCGGATGGACAAGCTCGTCGAGGCCTTGGGCATCACCAGCCTGTCGAAGTCGCAGGTGTCGGTGATGGCCAAGGAGCTCGACGTCGCGGTCGAGGCTTTCCGCAGTCGGCCGTTGGACGCCGGCCCGTACACCTTCGTCGCCGCCGACGCCCTGGTCTTGAAGGTCCGCGAGGGCGGCCGGGTGGTCAACGTGCACGCGTTGATCGCCGTCGGAGTCAATGCCGAGGGGTACCGGGAGATCCTGGGCATCGACGTGTCCACCGCCGAGGACGGCGCGGGCTGGTTGGCGTTCTGGCGATCGTTGACCGCCCGCGGCCTGTCCGGGGTCAAGCTGGTGACCTCCGATGCCCATGCCGGGCTGGTGGCCGCGATCGGGGCCACCCTGCCCGGGGCGGCCTGGCAGCGGTGCCGTACGCACTACACGACCAACCTGATGGCGGTCACTCCGAAGTCGTCGTGGCCGTGGGTGCGCACCCTGCTGCATTCGGTGTTCGATCAGCCCGACACCGAATCGGTTGCCAGTCAATATGATCGGGTCATCGACGCGTTGGTCGACAAGCTTCCGAAGGTGGCCGACCACCTGGAGGCCGCCCGCCCGGACCTGTTGGCGTTCACCGCGTTCCCCAAGCAGATCTGGCGCCAGATCTGGTCGAACAACCCCCAGGAACGACTCAACAAGGAGATCCGCCGGCGCACCGACGTCGTCGGCATCTTCCCCGACCGGGGCGCCTTGATCCGCCTGGTCGGCGCAGTGCTGGCCGAACAACACGACGAATGGGCCGAATCGCGGCGCTACCTCGGCCTCGACGTCCTGAGCAAATCACACGCCATCAACGACACCCCGACCGAACAGGAGGACGTGCCCGCGGCCCTGACCGCCTGAACCATCACCTCGAAGAATCACACGACGACGTCGTACACCACGCCCCTGGACTTGACCCCCACCGAGAGCGAGTTCGGCTTGCCGGAGGGTTATGCGGACCCAACCGAGTACTGGGCTAAAACACCTGGCCATCACCTCAACATCGCCGTAGCCCGGCAATGAACGAGGCGAGAGTAACGGCCTTCCATGAAGCCGGACACGCCATAGCGGCCCGTCTGCGCGGGGCGCAGGTCCTTAGAGTCTCGATCGATCCCGGTTTTGTGACCTACCAGCTTCCACAGGTGCCTCAAAAGCTGTTCCGTAATGGCCAACGCATCGAGAACCCCGAACCTGCCCCGGCCGCTCACGAAGACGGGTTCATCTGGCTCGCAGGATCGTGGGCGCAGGTTCGCGCTGAGGTGCCTCTTTCGGATGCTCGTTTCCCCGAGCTGGTTGCTGCGACGCTAGAGGACAACGCAACCGACTACGCGGGGTATCTGGCAGCTCAGCGCGATCCTGCGGCAGAGGGGCATTGGTCGAACCAACTCGAGCAGCATTGGCCCTACATCATTAGAGTGGCAAACGCGCTGCACCGTGAGCATTTCGAAAAAGTAAGGTTGAACCGTGAGTCGCGCATTCGCCAGCTTAAGCGTCGATCAACCCGCTTTCCGACGTAGCGCGGCCAAACTGCCTCGGCGGGTCAGGCCAGAAACATGCCACTGGTGGCATTAGCTCAGGAACAATAGCTGGATGCGTAGCGACGTTGTCACGCGAACCGGTACGCTAGCTACATCGCGTGGACTGTCGCACAGGGGGATATGTGGGTCGAAAATTTTTGGCGGTTCTGCTCTCTGCTTCAGCATTTCTAGCGACGTGCCCCCAAGCATCCGCTGATGCCTCTGACGACCAATACATGAGTTTATTCGGAACGTTCGTCGGGTTAAACTTCACCGACCCTGACACAATTGCTGGTTTTACCCCTATGGGCCGTGCAGTTTGCGACGAGCTAAGAGGCGGCAAGTCTGCATTCGTCATGCAGGATCAATTAATTGATTATTTTAGTAGTCGGCCTGCGCCCAGGCTATCGACGAATGAGGTAGCGACAGCCGTCATGACCGCCGCCAACTCCGCCTACTGCCCGGAGGTTCGAATTCCCTACAGCGATT
This region includes:
- a CDS encoding IS256 family transposase: MTDAHNIDLPAVLAERLTTAHPDVLRELLTTFIHTLMGAEADALCGAGYGERSTDRTNSRNGYRHRQFDTRTGTMDLAIPKLRHGSYFPDWLLERRKRAERALTTVVATCYLLGVSTRRMDKLVEALGITSLSKSQVSVMAKELDVAVEAFRSRPLDAGPYTFVAADALVLKVREGGRVVNVHALIAVGVNAEGYREILGIDVSTAEDGAGWLAFWRSLTARGLSGVKLVTSDAHAGLVAAIGATLPGAAWQRCRTHYTTNLMAVTPKSSWPWVRTLLHSVFDQPDTESVASQYDRVIDALVDKLPKVADHLEAARPDLLAFTAFPKQIWRQIWSNNPQERLNKEIRRRTDVVGIFPDRGALIRLVGAVLAEQHDEWAESRRYLGLDVLSKSHAINDTPTEQEDVPAALTA
- a CDS encoding DUF732 domain-containing protein, with amino-acid sequence MSLFGTFVGLNFTDPDTIAGFTPMGRAVCDELRGGKSAFVMQDQLIDYFSSRPAPRLSTNEVATAVMTAANSAYCPEVRIPYSDLQK